The following proteins are co-located in the Phyllostomus discolor isolate MPI-MPIP mPhyDis1 chromosome 1, mPhyDis1.pri.v3, whole genome shotgun sequence genome:
- the TPPP2 gene encoding tubulin polymerization-promoting protein family member 2, with the protein MASEAEKTFQRFAVFGESSSSGTEMNNKNFSKLCKDCGVMDGKTVTSTDVDIVFSKVKAKNARTITFQQFQEAMKELGQKRFKSKNPDEALENVFKLIEGKDPATTGVTKATTVGGVSRLTDTSKYTGTHKERFDESGKGKGLAGREDMTDNSGYVSAYKGAGTYDKKFTK; encoded by the exons ATGGcatcagaagcagaaaaaacATTCCAGCGGTTTGCTGTCTTCGGAGAATCATCAAGCAGTGGCACTGAAATGAACAACAAGAATTTCTCCAAGCTGTGCAAAGACTGTGGTGTCATGGATGGCAAGACAGTCACCTCCACTGATGTGGACATCGTGTTCAGTAAAGTCAA GGCCAAGAATGCCCGAACCATCACTTTTCAGCAGTTCCAGGAAGCAATGAAGGAACTGGGCCAGAAGCGGTTCAAAAGTAAAAACCCAGATGAAGCCCTGGAGAATGTTTTTAAACTCATAGAAGGCAAGGATCCAGCGACCACTGGTGTTACT AAAGCAACAACTGTGGGTGGGGTGAGCCGGCTGACAGACACCAGCAAGTACACTGGCACCCACAAGGAGCGATTTGATGAGAGTGGCAAGGGCAAAGGCCTCGCAGGACGGGAAGACATGACCGACAACTCCGGCTATGTGAGTGCCTACAAGGGTGCTGGCACCTATGATAAGAAGTTTACCAAATAA
- the LOC114490355 gene encoding ribonuclease 7-like has translation MAPARATFCPLLLLLLLGLWVAKVPVSAKPKHMTSAQWFDTQHVQPNPQECKRAMGNINKYTKHCKSLNTFLHESFSSVAATCQTPTTACKNGHKNCHQSKGPVSLTNCELTSGKYPDCRYKEKKLHASYIIACDPPQQGDSEKFHLVPVHLDKVF, from the coding sequence ATGGCACCAGCCAGAGCGACATTCTGCcctctgctgctgctcctgctgctggggCTGTGGGTGGCTAAGGTCCCAGTCAGCGCCAAACCCAAACATATGACCTCAGCTCAATGGTTTGACACCCAGCACGTGCAGCCCAACCCCCAGGAATGCAAAAGAGCAATGGGCAACATCAACAAGTACACAAAACACTGCAAGAGCCTCAACACCTTCCTGCATGAATCCTTCTCCAGTGTGGCTGCCACCTGCCAGACCCCTACCACAGCCTGCAAGAATGGACATAAAAATTGCCACCAGAGCAAAGGGCCTGTGTCTTTGACCAACTGTGAGCTCACCTCAGGGAAGTACCCAGACTGCAGGTACAAAGAGAAGAAACTGCATGCTTCTTACATTATAGCCTGTGACCCTCCCCAGCAAGGGGACTCTGAAAAATTCCACCTGGTTCCTGTGCACTTGGATAAAGTCTTCTAG
- the RNASE13 gene encoding probable inactive ribonuclease-like protein 13, which translates to MTPAMAWLLFLQLVLEPTLVVDIRLQFAIKEFYDLHTDYPRLNYPQGFQGYCNGLMAYVRGKKKSLYCPKNHYVIHVPGTEIQKFCKYCENFCENYNEYCTLTQDSFPLTICSLVTKQPPTSCRYNGNLTNQRLYLLCSRKYDADPIGIIGLY; encoded by the coding sequence ATGACACCAGCTATGGCCTGGCTCCTGTTCCTGCAGCTTGTTCTAGAGCCAACTTTGGTCGTGGACATCCGTCTGCAGTTTGCCATCAAGGAATTCTACGACTTACACACTGACTATCCCAGGCTTAACTACCCACAAGGTTTTCAGGGCTACTGTAATGGTCTGATGGCCTATGTACGGGGCAAAAAGAAAAGCTTGTATTGCCCAAAGAACCATTATGTGATACATGTCCCGGGGACAGAAATTCAGAAGTTCTGCAAATACTGTGAGAACTTCTGTGAGAATTACAATGAATACTGTACACTCACCCAGGACTCTTTCCCCCTCACAATCTGCTCTTTGGTTACCAAGCAGCCACCCACCAGCTGCCGCTACAATGGCAACCTGACCAACCAAAGGCTCTATCTGCTCTGTTCCCGGAAGTATGATGCTGACCCAATAGGTATCATTGGCCTCTACTAG